The Pirellulales bacterium genome has a window encoding:
- a CDS encoding SulP family inorganic anion transporter, producing MALTLESTPERPERVAARRGYGWSGVRHDAIAGLTVAAIATPQAMAYALIAGVEPRYGLYAAIVVTAVGSVFGSSSFLINGPTNAISLVVFSALAFLSSSVHPDPTKVAEAMFLLAVMVGGIQIAIALFKLGDLTRYISESVVLGFMAGAGVLIAISQVGNLFGLVDQGNGHQHILYRLSQTIDHGGAINPRALGIG from the coding sequence ATGGCCTTGACGTTGGAATCCACTCCCGAGCGTCCTGAACGGGTCGCCGCGCGCCGCGGCTACGGTTGGAGCGGCGTGCGACATGACGCGATCGCCGGGCTGACCGTGGCCGCGATCGCCACCCCGCAAGCGATGGCCTACGCCCTGATCGCCGGCGTCGAGCCGCGCTATGGGCTCTACGCGGCCATCGTGGTGACGGCGGTCGGTTCGGTCTTCGGCTCATCGTCGTTTCTGATCAACGGCCCGACGAACGCCATTTCGCTGGTCGTGTTCAGCGCGCTGGCGTTTCTCAGCTCGTCGGTGCATCCCGATCCGACAAAAGTCGCCGAGGCGATGTTCCTGTTGGCCGTCATGGTCGGCGGGATTCAAATCGCGATCGCGCTCTTCAAGCTCGGCGACCTGACACGCTATATCTCCGAGTCGGTCGTGCTGGGGTTCATGGCGGGCGCCGGCGTGCTCATCGCGATCAGCCAGGTGGGCAACTTGTTCGGCCTCGTCGATCAAGGCAACGGCCATCAGCACATTCTCTATCGCCTCTCGCAGACGATCGACCACGGCGGCGCAATCAATCCGCGAGCGCTGGGGATCGG
- a CDS encoding Gfo/Idh/MocA family oxidoreductase: MAAALCRRDFLQSSVAAAAVGAATASALARGATSANDKLAIGVMGLGRGSALATAVAALPDAEVTYLCDVDSRALARGLDLIGGKQPRKPLGVGDFRKILDDPAVDALVIAAPDHWHAPAAILACAAGKHVYVEKPCCQNPHEGELAIAAARKHDRVVQVGTQRRSWPGIIEAIDKVRSGAIGRVLYSRGWYANHRPSIGKGKLAPIPDWLDYSLWQGPAPERPFKDNYLHYNWHGFWHWGTGELGNNGVHALDVCRWGLGVDYPRRVVSGGGKYRYDDDQETPDTHTVTFDFGGKSILWEGLSWSPRGMEGETFGATFHGERGTMVINSGGYAAYDLMNKEIGKGTGPAGDQVHMADFVASVRAGRRPHADIEEGHKSSLLCHLGNIAYRVGRALDCDPQTGHILHDDDAMRLWAREYRPGWEPK, encoded by the coding sequence ATGGCGGCTGCACTGTGTCGTCGCGATTTTTTGCAATCTTCGGTGGCGGCCGCGGCCGTCGGCGCGGCGACCGCTAGTGCGCTGGCCCGGGGAGCGACGTCGGCAAACGATAAGCTCGCGATCGGCGTGATGGGCCTGGGGCGCGGCAGCGCGCTGGCGACCGCCGTCGCCGCGCTTCCGGATGCCGAGGTGACCTATCTCTGCGATGTCGATAGCCGCGCGCTCGCGCGCGGCCTGGACCTCATCGGCGGCAAACAGCCGCGCAAGCCGCTAGGCGTCGGCGATTTTCGCAAGATTCTCGACGATCCGGCCGTCGATGCGCTGGTGATCGCCGCCCCAGATCATTGGCACGCGCCGGCGGCGATTCTCGCCTGCGCGGCCGGCAAACATGTGTATGTCGAAAAGCCGTGCTGCCAAAATCCGCACGAAGGAGAGCTGGCGATCGCGGCGGCGCGGAAGCACGACCGCGTCGTTCAGGTCGGCACGCAGCGGCGGAGCTGGCCCGGCATCATCGAGGCGATCGACAAAGTTCGCAGCGGTGCGATCGGCCGCGTGCTGTACTCTCGCGGCTGGTATGCCAACCATCGACCGTCGATCGGCAAAGGGAAGCTCGCGCCGATCCCCGATTGGCTCGACTACAGCCTGTGGCAAGGCCCCGCTCCCGAGCGCCCGTTCAAAGATAATTATCTGCACTATAACTGGCACGGATTCTGGCATTGGGGGACCGGCGAACTGGGCAACAACGGCGTACACGCGCTGGACGTTTGCCGTTGGGGCCTCGGCGTCGATTATCCGCGGCGCGTCGTGAGCGGCGGCGGCAAATACCGCTATGACGACGACCAGGAAACTCCCGACACGCACACGGTCACATTCGACTTCGGCGGCAAGTCGATTCTTTGGGAGGGACTGAGCTGGTCGCCGCGCGGCATGGAAGGCGAGACGTTCGGGGCCACGTTCCACGGCGAGCGCGGAACGATGGTGATCAACAGCGGTGGTTACGCCGCTTACGACCTAATGAATAAGGAAATCGGCAAGGGGACCGGCCCCGCTGGCGATCAAGTCCACATGGCCGACTTTGTGGCGAGCGTTCGCGCCGGACGCCGTCCGCATGCCGACATCGAGGAAGGGCACAAATCGTCGCTCCTCTGCCATCTCGGCAATATTGCCTACCGTGTCGGCCGCGCTCTTGACTGCGATCCGCAGACCGGGCACATTCTGCACGACGACGATGCGATGCGACTGTGGGCTCGCGAGTATCGTCCGGGCTGGGAACCGAAGTAG